The sequence below is a genomic window from Hippocampus zosterae strain Florida chromosome 7, ASM2543408v3, whole genome shotgun sequence.
TATATATTGTTTACGCGAtgagatgaaataaaatgatgatgacaaaCTCGTGTACCTGTATTGCTGAGCATATTTTATTGATGAGtaatatatacacagtatgttTTGTATTAAATAAGAAATGTTTTATATCTAGGCTTCAGAAAGGAGTCCGATATATCTTTGCCCTCTTTTTCAGACTAATTCAATGTTGAAACAAGCCGTATGAATGGCGGATTAGTTATGTTTAGAACACTGTTTTATTCTTATGAGACTGTCGAGGAGCCATTTTTATGTGTGCTAGGACAAATATCACCCGTAGGTGGCAGTGTCACCATAGAGTGCTCGGGGTAACGTGATTGCACCGGGTCGAATAAGACGAGCAGACGACGACCGCGcgaaaattgaaaattaacGGCTGGTAAAGCTAGCGTGAAACTCAGGTGGGTGTATGAATATTCATCACAAGAATCTTCTAGCGTTGTGTCAACCTTCAAGATAATAGTTTCCCCTTCAGTTGTAGTACAAATTCCCTTTCCTTTGTGACAAGCGTGAGTGCTGAATTTATTGATTTGTGTGCGTATTAAGGACCAcgacaatgtacagtattttcaggTTTTAAgcgccattttgtcattttctttcataatTAGCCCCTCAGCTTTAGGGACTATCTCAACTTCAGAAGGTGTGTACAATAATATATTGGTGTTAGCATGGACACAATTTTATGCGAGTTGACCATGTTTTTTGCttattgttgttcttgtgtgtaAAACGAAACGAAGATATTTCAAGACTCTGAGACTCAATTATGCTGTGTCAACAGCACCGCGCTTTAAATGGGATTGCAGAGAAACCGGAAGATTCTCTGTTCCGTTTGCTGTTACTGAATAATTTCCCTGCCCTGTTTCGGTGGCTCTCAAACCTGAAGATTACGGGTTGGATCGGCAACCGTTGCGAGGGCCGTTGACCTCGTGGGTCCTGCTGATTTGCTTTTGAATCCAACAAAGCCTCAGTGCGACCGCTCATCTTTTTTGCAACTCAGCCCAGCTCGCTTACCTCAAACTTCCTTGCCCCAAACTGCGAAATGAAATCCATCATTCACGTCTCTTGATTAACTTCCTTGTCCGCCCTTCTTTCTCCCAATACGCCCCTTTCTACCCACCTACATTAAGTTCATAAAAACCCGAGCACAGGACATTTGACGGGATTCCTTTTAATGCATGTGACATTCATGATTTTAAGCATCGGGATATGCAGAGCACGTTGAAAGTCAAAGCATTTCGATTGAGTCAGGCGTGTGGTTTCCAATTGACATTCCTTAGTGTCACGTAAGACTGTCATGCATCTTGTTGAATGTTGCAGCTAAGACTCTGCCCCCCGACAGCATCTCTTGTTTCAGAAATCACAAATTAGGAATTTGCCAAATTACACGACCCGTTGAAatggaatggaaatgccattaatctggtGCAGCCGCcacccaaggaaaaaaaaaagactaatgtgATTCCAAATTGGAAAATAGCACTCAATAATACATGCTGCACAAAAAGCGAGTCATAGCacaattaaatagaatgtaaaaatATCACATGATGGCTCATGATTGAATGCTGGAATTCATACTGCTGCACCTTCCGGTGTTCCCTTTttgaccaccaggtggcagcGTAATGGCAGTCGCACGGACAAATGAAGAAGAGAAAAGTAAGAACAATAATCTTTATTTAATGATGCACTTTTAAACTCATTTTCTGGCTTTATTCTAGAccaaccctcccccccccccaaaaaaaaaataagttggaTCAACAACATTCGCAACTCGTTCCAATGAAGCATAATTAACGAGTTTCCTCACAAATGAGAACCAACCCCccacttatttttttgactgtgaTGGTCAACTGCAGTCGTCACACGCATCAGCAGAGAAATGCGGACGTAGAAATTGAAAGACCGCAAAGCTCGTTACAATTCAGTTTTGAATGGTATGTTGGCTTGCTTCATTTTCTTCTCGTAGTCCTCGTCAAATGCCGCCGACTGCTCTGGCGTGAAGTGGTTTTTCCAGTCACCAACTACTCCTGTTGGGAACAGAACAAAACCGAATGTCCGTGAACATCAATTGAAGCGTGCGTAGTGGCATGATGGTGGTTACATCACGACTGAATGACCTTTTCTCATGAATTTGGAGATGGATTGATTGTAAATCTCTGACGGAAAGGAGCTGAAGTTGGTCGTCGGGTTCTCCTTCATGTTCTTAAATGTCGTCAGCTCCACGATGCGGCTGATGACGTCATCGGAGAGGGACAAGTCCAAGTACTTCATGATGCGCTCCACTTCGCGCCGAggattctgggtgagggaaccaaaggagaaaaaaacgaGTCTGTTCTACACCAAGAAGTATACTTACCAAAAGCCATGCAGAAGCGCTGCATTAAAATGCACAATTCTCCTCGCGAACAGAGAAGTACCAGCGGCAAATGACTCGACAGAGGTTTGACCTCACTACCTCTTTCATGTCTTCATAGAAGAGGTAAAGGATGTCCCTCTTTTCCCGTTCCTCCCAGTAACCTTTCACGTGATCGTACCAGGAACCCCACACTGACAATGACaatgttcaagtcaagtcactgATCTGCACGAATCGTCCTGATGTCTTTACTTACACTGTCCGTGCATGAACTTGTGGATGAAACTCTCCCAGGACCCAGGCTCGGGACTGGACAAATTCATTTGTTGGAAGTAGTAGAAGCTAACCGCCGTGTCCTTAGCGTTGCGGGCAACGTAGATGGTCTTTAAAACACACGTCACGTTATCGGATGAGGGGCGGTTTGGAGTTGCCACCTGTGCAGGCGCTCGGCCTTTGTCGACTcactttgcactttttttcccaaaagccgaccGGAACAATCTGGATTGGCAGGTGCGTCTTGATGACTCTTGGGGGAACCAATTCCTTCAGGTGAAGGAGACCTGATGATTTGCGGCAAATCGATCAGTTAGCGCTGCCTTAATGTACGAGTTGAATTTTCTCGGTGAGCAAGATCGTAGCTCGTGTCACTCATTTGTCGTGTTGTGTGTGCGGCCCTGTGAGTGATCTCAAGAGCTCAAGTCAGGTTGAGCCATCTTGGCTGTTCAATCTACCTGTTGCTTTTGACCTCCTGTATGGCTCCTTGCAAGAGTTCTTATTTTGCATTGGAGCTTTTACCTCTTCACCTCTTTATGTGGCAGAACAGGATTACAGATAAAAAATATCAGACAGGCCCAACTTTTTCCTGTTGTCATCATCCCTTTTTAATTcaaacctcttttttttaagacattcCGCCATCTGtggttctatttttttcaaactgtgtACCCCACTCACtggacatttcatttggaaaacctcTACAATGTAGCGGGACCCACTTTAAAGTCCACGCACCTGATTTTGGCCGCACGCGCTCGGTAGACTCGAGGAAAGCAGTTCGGACGGTGATTGGGGCTCGTCTGCAGCTCTCAACATCTCCGTTATGAAGAAGCTGGTCGACTATCTCCGCCGTCCACGTCGAGCCTGAGTTGATAGTTGAGAGCCTTGTCACCCAAAGGTACAAGAACACGCGACTTATTTGGCCTTCGGATGCACGGCTTCATCCAAACGCCACATATCGATCCATCGCTCTACAATTTGTCCTCTTTCGGATTGCCAGGGGAACTGCAGTGAGTCACAGCTGACTCTGGGCAAGCGGTAGTGTGCGTTCTTGACtgattgctagccaatcgcaaggcgcaCATCGACAGAAAAACAGTCACACTTACGATCTTGCCTGTGGACAATATGAAGTATGTCATGAACATAACATGCATGatttgggaatgtggaaggTAACTGGCCAacctggaaaaaacaaacaaacccgcaCCGCAAAGGACGAACATGGAAATGCGACGCGGGACGTCAGAAATGTGAGATGCCAAAGCCGTCACCCAAGACTGTGAAGCAGACTAGCCGACGATGGCATCATTCTGCGCTCGAATGGCACAATAGGCCCCTAAAAAGAGACGGCGAACACAAGCAGAATGACAATCCAACCTGATTTGGGGTAGGCAGCAATGAGAATGTCCGATGGATGAGGACAAAAAGCCAAGACGGCATCAATGTCTTTGGCAATGTGATCCGGCAGAAGAATCCCTTGTACTGGGACCAAGAGCGAGCGAGGCGTGACAGTCTGTTTCTCTGACATGACTGAGGTGGAGCGACCCCAATTTTTTTGCTGTCGCCCTTTCAGTGTGGCACTTGTGTCTGCATGAAGTCCTTCCTCCGCTCTTATACTATGGTCTCGGCACTTGTCACCGCTGACTATTTATGTATTGAATTATTCATTTGCCTCAGAGCTTCTGCTGATGTGGTTTAAAGCCAAATGACAGCCAGCAGTCAGTGTCAACAGCACCGCACCCAAAAAGTAAGCGGGGCGCGCCGTGCCAGCTCGCCCGTGTAGTTGGAACTTTCCGGCTTCACATCGAGATGTATTTTGACAACTTAGGGCAGAGCGCCTTTGGTTTGAAGCTACCCACATTTGAAGCCAGCCAAAGTATTGCAACAGACTTGGAGTGAATAACATTTCATATTTGGTGGCATAACACTGAGCTGCAATAACCGCATGCCACTCACCGATTTCACCAGGCTGTTGCGGTCgccatttgaaatgcttttaggtAGCCCCGTTCAGTTCTTGTTGGTTTCTCCCTTGGCTCTCCTCTTCAGAAGGTCAAATGCAGGCTCTCTTCGGTTAAGGTTCTGCTATTGATTTGGCCCGTCTTCAATGGTCTTTATTGAAATGCTTGTATGTGTATTTTGAACTGTGTTCTGAACGGTACGTTGATATGACTTTTCCAATCACCAACTTCCTGAAATTAGGCTGACATGCATCTCGAAAAACTTCCAAAAACTCTGACTCATAAATTCATATCATGCGGTGACAATCATTTGTTCGTTTTACATCATATTCTCATACATTTAAGAACAGGAAACGGTTTAGCCTGTCCCCGCCCTTGTTTGACAAC
It includes:
- the LOC127604797 gene encoding sulfotransferase 1C1-like, producing the protein MSEKQTVTPRSLLVPVQGILLPDHIAKDIDAVLAFCPHPSDILIAAYPKSGSTWTAEIVDQLLHNGDVESCRRAPITVRTAFLESTERVRPKSGLLHLKELVPPRVIKTHLPIQIVPVGFWEKKCKTIYVARNAKDTAVSFYYFQQMNLSSPEPGSWESFIHKFMHGQLWGSWYDHVKGYWEEREKRDILYLFYEDMKENPRREVERIMKYLDLSLSDDVISRIVELTTFKNMKENPTTNFSSFPSEIYNQSISKFMRKGVVGDWKNHFTPEQSAAFDEDYEKKMKQANIPFKTEL